A genome region from Vicinamibacterales bacterium includes the following:
- the gcvH gene encoding glycine cleavage system protein GcvH produces the protein MSYPADLKYTKDHEWVKIDGASARVGITDYAQKQLGDVVYLELPQVGRTLRKGEVFGTIESVKAVSELYSPVDGEVTEVHSALVQKPEAVNKDPHGSWMIALKVTGGQEGLLDAAAYTDLTK, from the coding sequence ATGAGCTACCCGGCAGACCTGAAGTACACCAAGGATCATGAGTGGGTGAAGATCGACGGCGCCAGCGCCCGCGTCGGCATCACCGATTACGCGCAGAAGCAGCTCGGCGACGTCGTCTACCTCGAGCTGCCCCAGGTCGGCCGGACGCTGCGAAAGGGCGAGGTCTTCGGCACCATCGAGTCGGTCAAGGCGGTGTCGGAGCTGTACAGTCCCGTCGACGGCGAAGTCACCGAGGTCCATTCCGCGCTCGTCCAGAAACCCGAAGCGGTCAACAAGGATCCGCACGGCTCGTGGATGATTGCCCTGAAGGTAACGGGAGGCCAGGAGGGTCTGCTCGACGCCGCGGCCTACACCGATCTCACGAAATGA
- the gcvT gene encoding glycine cleavage system aminomethyltransferase GcvT has protein sequence MTQPVPGTLKKTPLHAKHRALGARMVEFGGWDMPVEYSGIADEHMAVRTRAGLFDVSHMGEIEIAGKDALRAVQHITSNDASRLAVNQIQYSALTTPQGTFVDDVLTYRIADDHFMLVVNASNIVKDFHWIAEHIKDVGGDAVAVNASSRYALVALQGPAAAGVLQSLTGVDLSAIKYYWFSTGEVAGVRVTISRTGYTGEDGFEVFAAPSAAERVWDAILQAGRPAGVVPAGLGARDTLRLEASMRLYGNDMDDTTTVVEADLNWIVGWKKEEFLGHDVLRRQKAEGAPRKLVGFEMLERAIGRHGYEIYIGGDKAGVVTSGTQTPFLKKAIGMAYLPADRTAPGTEFEIDIRGRRARAAVVAMPFYKRPK, from the coding sequence ATGACACAACCTGTCCCCGGCACGCTGAAAAAGACCCCCCTGCACGCGAAGCATCGCGCCCTCGGCGCACGGATGGTGGAATTCGGCGGGTGGGACATGCCGGTGGAGTACAGCGGCATCGCGGACGAGCACATGGCGGTGCGGACCCGCGCCGGCCTCTTCGACGTCTCCCACATGGGCGAGATCGAGATTGCCGGCAAGGACGCGCTCCGCGCCGTCCAGCACATCACCTCGAACGACGCCTCCCGGCTCGCCGTCAACCAGATCCAGTATTCCGCGCTGACCACCCCCCAGGGCACCTTCGTAGACGACGTCCTGACGTACCGGATTGCCGACGACCACTTCATGCTGGTCGTCAACGCCTCCAATATCGTCAAGGACTTTCACTGGATTGCGGAGCACATCAAGGACGTGGGCGGTGATGCGGTCGCGGTGAACGCCAGCTCGCGGTATGCCCTGGTCGCGCTGCAGGGGCCGGCAGCCGCCGGCGTGCTCCAGTCGCTGACCGGTGTCGACCTGTCGGCAATCAAGTACTACTGGTTCAGCACCGGCGAAGTGGCGGGGGTGCGGGTGACCATCTCCCGCACCGGTTACACCGGCGAGGACGGCTTCGAAGTGTTCGCGGCGCCGAGCGCGGCCGAGCGCGTCTGGGACGCGATCCTCCAGGCCGGCAGGCCCGCCGGCGTCGTCCCGGCGGGACTGGGTGCGCGCGATACGCTGCGTCTCGAAGCGTCGATGCGACTCTACGGCAACGACATGGACGACACCACGACGGTCGTCGAGGCGGACCTGAACTGGATTGTCGGCTGGAAGAAAGAGGAGTTCCTCGGCCACGACGTGCTCAGGCGGCAGAAGGCCGAAGGGGCGCCGCGCAAGCTCGTCGGGTTCGAGATGCTCGAGCGCGCCATCGGGCGGCACGGCTACGAGATCTACATCGGCGGGGACAAGGCCGGTGTGGTGACCAGCGGCACGCAGACGCCGTTTTTGAAGAAAGCGATCGGGATGGCATATCTGCCGGCCGACCGCACCGCCCCGGGAACGGAATTCGAGATCGACATCCGCGGACGCCGCGCCAGGGCCGCCGTCGTGGCGATGCCCTTTTACAAGAGGCCCAAATGA